The DNA segment ACCGCCACGTCGCGAATGGCGCCGGCAAAGATGCCGTAGGCACTGGCAAAGTGCTCGTCCAGTTGTGGGTCGGTAATCTCGATGGCTGGCTCATCGACCATGGACACTGCCTGTAAGCTATCGATAGAGAAGTTCCGCAGTGCCTGCCGCCAGTGGCACCAGGCGTCCAGGTACCAGTTGTCTCGGTAGTGAATCAGGCGTTGTGGTGAAATCCGGCGTGGGTTGATTTCGTTACGACCACGATTCCAGGCCCGTATGTCGAGCTGTTGTCGATTGAATACGGCAGTGGCGATTTCCGTAAAAAAGCGTGGTTGCAGGGTGCGTTTTGCCATGCTTAACAGGCGCACACGCTCGGCGATTTCGGCAGAGGGTTGGCCCCCCGCCTCCAGCAAATCCGCTAGTCTGGTCTGCAGCGGTGCAATATGACGAGCCAGGATGCCAGGTTCTATGTCGGTCAGCAGTTTCTGAACAGCCAATAATGCATAGAGCTCGCCGGCGCTGAACCATAGTCCCGGCAATTCATACGTGGTATTGATGTTTTCGCTGTCGGTGAAACGATAACCCCCAGCCTCCCGGTCCCAAATGATCGGCGCATGCAAACGATCACGCAGATATTCCATGTCGCGATTGAAGGTCGCGCGGGAGATGCCCAGTTCTTCCAGAAAGACGGCAAGAGGCACGATGTGGCGGTGATGAAGGATTTGTTCAATTTTATAGAAGCGTTCCGTGCGATTCATGTGCTTGGTAGCCTAGTTCAAGTTTCAACAATATTACCCCAATGCCCAAGATTAAGTGTTGGCCACTGACTTTACGATGCCAACAATTGGACTATGCGTAACAAGCGTTCAGTTCGAGTCATAAACGATTCTGTTGGGCTCATTATTTGAGCCTGAATCCAAGTAGTGTGTTCCCCAGGCTGGGCAACCGTTTCTCGGGGCGACTGTCGTTATTAGCACACCGATCAGGCGACTTGAGTGCTGACAAGTGAAGCTTGCATTATTAATACACTTGTTTTGAAACAGTGATAGTGTTTTAATAAATCCATGACATTACCCAATGAGCCATCAACACCCAGTTATCCGCTAACGGAGCTTTGTGTGCTAGCCGATTTATCGCCCCGGACGGTTCGCTATTACGTTCAGATAGGACTAGTGGATAGACCTGAAGGGGAAACCCGCGCAGCACGATATGGCGCAAAGCACCTGGAACAGTTGCTGTTAATCAAGAAATGGTCTGCTGCCGGCGTATCACTGGAGCGCATTCGGGAATTGCTCAAGGGTAATGACGCACCGATTCCACCCAGATCAAGGGCGATTGGCTCCATTGAAGTACGCAGTCATCTTCTGGTGGCGGATGGTGTCGAAATCGTGATTGAACCGAGTCGTGCAGGACTGTCGCCCGAGCAAGTGCGAGGCTTCGTCAAAGGCGTGATGGCCGTTTACGCGCAGGTTAGTGGCGAACAAACAGAACTGGAACAACAAAAAGAACCGAGAGGGCAAGACTATGGATAACCGCGAATGTGCGCGTTTGGAAACGCAAGATGGCCAACCGGTCATGTTGTCAGGGGTAAAACTGACGGGCGAATTGCGCGGCTTGTTATTCGAAGCCAGCATTGAACAGCGGTTTTATAACCCAACCCAACGTAACTTTGAGGTGGTCTATACATTCCCGTTGCCTTGGGGTGCCGTTTTGCTCGGTATCGATGTGCTTCTGGGCGATAAACAGCTGAGCGGTACTGTGATCGAGAAGACACAGGCTGAAGCCGGGTATGAAGAAGCCTTATCGGAAGGCAACGCCGCCATCATGCTGGAGAAAAATCATGACCTCAGTTATAGCCTGAATCTCGGCAACCTTGCTGCCCATGAACACTGCGTCATCACCTTGCGTTATGCGCGGACGATGCAGTTTGAACAGCAAGGGCTTCGGTTATTGATCCCTACCGTGATTGCACCTCGTTATGGCGATGACGAACAGGATGGTGGGCTGATGCCTCACCAAGCACCCACGCATAGCTTGCTGGCTGAATATCCTTTTAACCTGGAACTTCGCCTGTATGGCGAATTGGCACAGGCGCGCGTGGCATCGCCCAGTCACCCCGTCGCCGTCAATTTTTGCAGTACTGAAATGGGTAGCGTATTGACGGTCACGTTGGCTCGTGAAAGCTCGCTGGACCGAGACTTTGTTCTGATTCTGGACAAGTTAGCCCATACCTCCATGGCGCTGGCTGCGCGGGATTATGCTCAGTCCGATAGTGTGGCTGTACTGGCCAGTTTTTGCCCTCGCATATCAGCCGGTGAGCCGAATAATACGGCTGTGAAAATACTGGTCGATTGTTCGGGTTCCATGGGAGGTGACAGCATGGATGCGGCCCGTCGAGCGTTACAGGCTATCGTCAAGCAATTGGGTAAAGGCGATCATTTTTCGTTGTCCCGGTTTGGAAGTAACGTGGTCCATCGTTCCCGTGGACTTTGGACATTAACGGATGCCACGCGATTGGCAGCACAGCGCTGGGTGGGCGATTTGGAAGCTGACCTGGGCGGTACTGAAATGGAAGCTGCGTTGATTTCCACGTTTAATTTGGCTAAGACGGCTACGAGCGATGTTTTGATCATTACCGATGGTGAAATTAGCGCTATCGACAGCACCATTGAGTCCGCTAAAGAGTCCGGTCATCGCTTGTTTGTGGTGGGTATCGGCAGTAGTCCTGCGGAAAG comes from the Methylomonas sp. LL1 genome and includes:
- a CDS encoding helix-turn-helix transcriptional regulator produces the protein MNRTERFYKIEQILHHRHIVPLAVFLEELGISRATFNRDMEYLRDRLHAPIIWDREAGGYRFTDSENINTTYELPGLWFSAGELYALLAVQKLLTDIEPGILARHIAPLQTRLADLLEAGGQPSAEIAERVRLLSMAKRTLQPRFFTEIATAVFNRQQLDIRAWNRGRNEINPRRISPQRLIHYRDNWYLDAWCHWRQALRNFSIDSLQAVSMVDEPAIEITDPQLDEHFASAYGIFAGAIRDVAVLKFSPERARWVRSESWHPQQVGEDLCDGSYRLRVPYADDRELLMDILRHGSHVEVEAPTSLRESVTNEAAKISQIYQK
- a CDS encoding MerR family transcriptional regulator, which codes for MTLPNEPSTPSYPLTELCVLADLSPRTVRYYVQIGLVDRPEGETRAARYGAKHLEQLLLIKKWSAAGVSLERIRELLKGNDAPIPPRSRAIGSIEVRSHLLVADGVEIVIEPSRAGLSPEQVRGFVKGVMAVYAQVSGEQTELEQQKEPRGQDYG
- a CDS encoding VIT and vWA domain-containing protein, giving the protein MDNRECARLETQDGQPVMLSGVKLTGELRGLLFEASIEQRFYNPTQRNFEVVYTFPLPWGAVLLGIDVLLGDKQLSGTVIEKTQAEAGYEEALSEGNAAIMLEKNHDLSYSLNLGNLAAHEHCVITLRYARTMQFEQQGLRLLIPTVIAPRYGDDEQDGGLMPHQAPTHSLLAEYPFNLELRLYGELAQARVASPSHPVAVNFCSTEMGSVLTVTLARESSLDRDFVLILDKLAHTSMALAARDYAQSDSVAVLASFCPRISAGEPNNTAVKILVDCSGSMGGDSMDAARRALQAIVKQLGKGDHFSLSRFGSNVVHRSRGLWTLTDATRLAAQRWVGDLEADLGGTEMEAALISTFNLAKTATSDVLIITDGEISAIDSTIESAKESGHRLFVVGIGSSPAESHLRRLAEATGGACDFVAPGETVEPAIIRMFARLRSPQLTEVSVVWPEGAKPQWVSPMPPSIFDGDTVNVFGFFASAPQGKVRLLGKWGVDAAPQEFACAHIKGELLDAPTLSRMAAAIRFQSADVNSEATPLAVAYQLVTDKTNFLLVHERDEAEKPVDMPDLHKVAQMVSAGWGGAGSVLFSMAPPPPISAAYQSADLSRPLMCRRVSSVSDASLDYLDVPAFLRTSGRTIDHRDSRYWSESDHYTGLTPLGASKWLSTTPLTGWPKSYRELRRMGLGIWVVDWLEFTFGNEDGRPIAEATVVEAFLYVISKLDVHQSLDKSQGLIQGLKATVLQMQNRLIGTTKVGTPDVDFDLAEKIIVALEGMTTDQWPEQVFALVDATHVALSECEQSVSHF